The genomic region CGTTGACGTTTTGTTCAACACATAATATGGCATGTTGTCATTAGTGGATTGCGCCAGCTCAATAAATTTGCTATAGAAACGGAAACCTTTGGCCTTCCATGACAGGTACATCGGATCAAGTGGAATGCAGTGTCCACCGATGCCTGGGCCTGGATAGAATGGCATGAAACCAAATGGTTTCGTCGCCGCCGCGTCAATAACTTCCCAGATATCGATGCCCATGCGATCGCACATCATCGCCATTTCATTTACAAAGGCAATGTTCACGCTGCGGAATGTGTTCTCCAGCAGTTTGGACATCTCAGCCACTTTTGGTGAAGATACCGGTACTACGGTTTCTACGTATTTGCTATACAGTGCTGTTCCGAGCTTCAAGCAAGCTTCGGTCGTACCCCCGATGACTTTCGGCGTATTAAATGTTGTGAAACGTCCGTTCGACGGGTCTACACGTTCAGGCGAGAAGCAGAGGAAATAGTCTTTACCTGCTTCTTGTCCGATCTTGTCCAGCTGCTGCTGGATCAGTTCTTCGGTTGTACCTGGATAAGTAGTGCTCTCCAGCGTAATCAGCATACCTGGTTTCATATGCAGTTTGATCTGATCCACAACCGTCTCGATGTAAGACGTATCCGGGTCCTGATTCTCACTAAGCGGTGTTGGTACGCAGATACTAAGTGCGTCGATCACGCGTAACATACTGTAATCCGTTGTTGGCTGGAAACGACCGCTTTGCATTACTTTTTTCAACTCATCGGACGAAATATCGTGAATATAGGAATCTCCTTGATAGATACTTTCTACTTTGGACGCATCCAGATCAATTCCGATTACCGTGAAACCTTGATTGACCATTTCCACAGCAAGTGGAAGTCCTACGTAACCGAGCCCGACAACGCCGAGTACAGCTTCTTTATTTTCAATCGCATTCAGTAATGTGTGGAATTGTTGATTCTCCATGATATTCCCTCCGGGTAGTGTATTTTGATGGTGCTTAAAATCCATGTAAATAGATGGTTGTCTGTGCTCTAAATGTTGCTCTAATCTATCTGATTCATAGTGTCAAAAAAGCTCTTACTTTGCACTTCACACAATCAGTTGTTCCAAGCTGTCTTCTAGTGCAGGCAACGTCTGATTCGGGCATCCAGCTCTACAGGCGAGAACGGTTTGGTCATGTAATCATCCACGCCGCTGCGGAAACATTGACTGATCGTCTGTTCGACACGTTGCTCGGTCAACACGACAATTTTGGGTGGCTGCTCCATCTCCAGATTCTGAATATGATGGATGAACGGCAGACCGTCGATGCCATACAGATTCAGCTCCGTGAGCACCAAGTCCGGTGTAACTTTCTCGATCAACTCCAGTGCAGCCAATCCATCCACGGCTTCATAGGTCTCGTAGCCCTGCATTTTCAGTCGCAGCTGCAGGAATTCGCGTACCGTCGGATCGTTGTCCACAATCAAAATACGTTCCGGCTCGTCCGCCGTATTGTCCAGCGTGTAAATATGAATCTCCGACGAATCTACGAGCTTCGAGGATTCAGCCATATGCTGAATAGTTGCCTTCGAAGGGCGCTCCCCTTCCGGGAAACTGGCCAGTGTAATCTGTGGATCGGCACCGGGTACAGTCTCTTGCAACTCATGTTTGATCCGAAGTCCTTCATAATGAACTTCATCCAGTGACAAACCTGGCAGCAGGACGGCAATCGCCTGGGTAGCCCCATCCTTCCACACCTGGAAGGCAGACTCACTCGTTTGCTCCAGATGTGTCCTGACCTGCTGCTCAGGTTGAGAGTTTCCTGCACAATGGATGAACATTAAGCCGCATGTTTCGGCACCCGTTTCCTTCAATCCCTGTTCTACACTTCGGTACACATTAACGGCAGCCTCACGCTGCAATGTCGCCGTATTTGGCATGTTCTTTTCCACCCTTCTCCTCGATTATCTATATAAGTCCAAAAAATATTATTTACACTGACACTCCGATGACAGAACAGCCTTTCGATCACTGTTATCCCCAGATTTTTTGATTCCTTTATACAAGGGGAAATCCGGGGATAAAGGTATGCTTTCGATGCAGCTTTCTTTCAGAAAGCTTTTAGGTGCACGCTTCGCTTCTTCAGGCTTTTTCTGCCCTCTCCGTTATCGTGTAAATGTCTAGTTGGACATATAATTGCTTTGATTATTCTTTACTTAAGCAGCTTCGCTTGTTTTCTTCTCATCCTCGGACCAGCTTTGGCGTGTCATGGTACCCCATGAGTTGTTGTTTTGCATGAACTGCACATGTCCCTGCAATCTCCACAGTACGCCCAGCTGGTGGTAGCCGACGAATTTCAGCGCAGAGTAGACCAGCATTTTCACCAGATCGGAGAGCTTGTTGTAACGTTTGAAAGCAATCTCTTCCAGGACAAGTGCGCCTACACTCAGCAGATAACCACTCACGAAGTTCAATAGTCCGAACAGAACCAGAATCGGCCATTGCGTCATATCCAGAAGCACATATCCGGCGAGAGCCAGAAGTCCGGTAATCCGGAAGTACGGGTTCAGCGCTTCAAAAATAACGTTGTATGGCATGGTCACCATACCCATAACCTTATATTTCGGATTGAACAGCATGCCGCGATTCTCCAGCATGTTCTTCAGGTTCCCACGGCCCCAGCGCTTGCGCTGACTGGACAAGATCCGGTAGGAATCCGGTGCCTGCGTCCAGCATACGGCCTCAGGACAGAAGGCAACACGGTACTTCAATTTGTTTTCCAACATGTACCGGTGAAGCTTGATGATGATGTTCATGTCTTCCCCAGGATAACCATCCCGGTATCCACCCACGGCGATAACAGCGTCCTTACGGAACATGCCGAAGGCACCAGAGACAATGATCAGACCGTTCATGTGACTCCAGCCAATCCGTCCGCCCAGAAAGGCTTTGAGATATTCAATGGACTGGAACATGGGCCAGATTTTGCGTGGCAGCGACACATCTTGCACTGCCCCGTTTTCAATTTTGCAGCCATTGGCGATCCTTACATCTCCACCGATGGCTACTGTCTCTTCCGGATTCTCCATATACATGCGTGCCATGCGGATCAGGGCATCCTTCTCCAGCAACGAATCGGCATCGATGGAAGAGATCAACGGATAATGGGACAGGTTGATCCCGGCATTGAGGGAATCGGCCTTCCCGCCGTTTTCCTTGTCAATAACATACAGATCCGGGAACTCCGGATTGTGGTAAATCCCGCGAATTTTCTGACAGGCGATCTTGCCCCGAATTTTCGTATTGGGTACCGGCTTCAGGCGATATTCTTCCAACAAGATCTTCAGCGTGGCATCGCTGGAGCCATCATTGACGACAATGACTTCATATGTTGGATAATTCAGCGTCATCAGGCAGTTCACATTTTCAATAATCGTCAGTTCCTCGTTGTACGCCGGTACCAGCAGAGATACCGAAGGCACCAGTTCCGAGCCTGACAATGTATTGTATTTGGAATAGTGCGACCGCCGGAAGATCGTCCAGATGTTACGGAACGATAAGGCCAGAATGGAAAAATAGAGCGTATTTACAAAAACAACATAGTAGATTGCGACCATGCCGTAGATTAATAATAGATCCCTAAGCAGTGTAATCCCCTCCTACCGTAGCGACACCTGTGCGTTTCTTGCTCGTTCTGTTCTCTCGGACAGGGCCAAAATAGCGATCGTACAGCAGTCTTTTTTTGTTATGTGCAATCATCTGCTCTACAGCTCTGTCATCGGTTCTCGTGTGCTGCATGGTACTCTCAATCTGCTGCATCGCAATCTCGCGCTCAGCACCTGTACCTTGCACCGCAGCCTGGCATAGTGCTTCGAATCCCGGTTCACCAAGCTTGCTCAGGCTCTCCGCACTGTTGTAGCGAACTCTCCAGTCTTCATCCCGTAGCGCTTTGCGCAGCAATGGAATGCTGCCAGAAGCATGTTTCGAACCGAGCGCTTGTACCACTTCGGCGCGAACTTCCGGGTCGGTATCCTGGATCAGCTTCAGAATCGTCTCATCCCGGAGTGCCGGACTTGCGCTAAGATACAGCTTCACTGCTTCGGCACGTACATCCTGATGTTCTGCGCCTACCAGTCTATCGAGTGCAGGCATCACTTCAGGTACAGCCTGTCCCCACATGGCAACCAGTCCGACTTTGACAAAATCAGGATTCCGGTCTTCCAGCAATTCGATTAGAATTCTGCTCGTATCCAGACTCGTTTCGAGCAGAATATCTGCTGCCAGATGGTGAATGGACTTGCCTTTCGTTAACAGCAACGCCAGCATGTCTTTCAGTTCACCTTGCCTGGTCGTACATCTGGAGATAGAACGACCGATCATAATGGCCATCGGGCCTGGCTTCTCATCCTTCAGCAATTCCATCAAGCCTGGAACAGCTTCGGGACAACGCATGCCACCCAAGCGATAAGCCGCATCAATCTGGCGACCGTAACGCAGACGGCCCAGTTCCTTCAGATCATGCTCTACGAATCCTGCTTCACGGCACAGTGTAATTAATTTGTCACGATATTCACCCTTGAACTGGTCGATCCATTCAATCAGTCTATCCTGAATGACTCTGCGTTCCAGCGGAGCCAGCTTGCCTGGTGGCAGTCTGAGCGGACTATTCTCGGTCAAGGCAGTTTGCAGATAGGTGAAGTAGTCACGCTGTTTCAATTCATAAAACGCCGTCTTGCGTCGTTTGCCGTTGTGGGACATTTTCATGGCAAACAATACGATGACGCCTACAACCACGAGTGCGATACAGATGTACAAAAACAGATAGGCCAAAGCCAAACTTGGAAACATGTGAAAAGGTCCTCCTTTATACTCATTTATTCGATCTGAAAACTAGGAATTTTTTCGTAGCTCTTCTTCATTTTGTCGTAGCTTAGCTTCAGCCGTTCACTATACTGCACCTGCTCCCAAGGCTGCCAGCTATATACCGGCAAAGTCTTCAGGTCCAGGGTCGTCTGTTCCCCCCCAGGCCAAGATACTTTCTTCGTGGCGCGATCCGTTAACCATGGAATCAGGGTAACGCCTTCCACAGCAACTGTGGAGAACTCACGTCCATTCTGGAGCGGTCCATAGTCGATCGCTTGCAGCGAACTCGGATCACCGAACCCGAGCAGCATCCAGGGAATTCGCATCTCTACCTGATTGCCGTTATACTGCCAAGCCGTTAATGAATCCGTATCGGGTTGGCCGGGAGCCGTCGTTCCCCGCTTCAATGTTCCGACCTTTTCATTCATGAACGGTTGAGCAGATCGGGTATCCGGCGGTGTCATCCTTAGGCTGACTGCCAGATTCCATGGGTTGAACGGATCTGTGGAATCCAACTGCTGATCTGGCAGCATATCGTATCCTTCCTTGCCGTACAGACGCTGATTAAAGTCATAATCCTTGGCGATCTCCACCTGAGATTCTTCATCCTGCCCCAGTGTAATCACCGTCTCAAGGCCATCACTGAGCGTCCGCCCCGGGAGTAACTTATCAGGCTGACTGCCTCCAGCAAGTGTATTTGTGCCAATTCGCAGCACTGTCTTAACCGGGTCAAACGGTTGATCCAAGGTCAGCCCAATATACAGATAGGCTTCATCATGAGTCATCTTCATCTCCTGAATGCCGTCCACTTGGCCCTGCCAGGTCGTGACCTCTTCATCCTTCAGATCATCCCAGTCATCCAGTGTTCCATCGATGGTTAACTGTTCCTGTTTACCGGGGTCCATGGCAAGCAGACCAAACATCTTCTCGTTTGTCAGCACGTTGAGCCAATATGCCCGGCGGTCAGCCGGAATTTCCAGTGGCATCGTGTTCCATGTTTTTTTGAACCACTCATCCTGCCACATGAATACAATCGCTCCCGAGTATCCTTCATCATAGATATCCTGCGTCAGGGACGCGTCAATATCTCCCTGCTCTACTTCGTTATGTCCACCCTGATTCCGGCCCCCCATACCCAGATGGGAAATGCCAAGAGAAGAGGGTACGCCATACTCTGTAATCATTACAGGCATATCGGAAAACTCGGCTTTGAGCTTGCGCAGATAACTTTTGTATGTGTTGTACTCACCGTTCTCATCCTTGATCGTTTGGAGCGTTTTATCGATATGGAACAGATCCGGGTAATACGGGTACACATGGTAGGCTGCAAAATATCCACCATCCCACGCCTCCGGCTGAATATGACGGGCATCTACACTCACGAGATCCTCTTCATACAGCGGCTCGCCGGGATGATCCAGCACATCGGTGGTTACCCAGTTGGTGAAGGTCATCGGATGCTCCCACCCATACTTCTTCTCCAGGACCGCCGTATGATCCAGTAGCTCTGCGAGCCAGTTCTCGAACGGTGATGCTTCTGGACTAGCCGAGAAATGAACTCCCTTGTACTGCGGTACGTCCGCATGTTTCGCGTTTGTATTGTCTACCATCGCCGGGTCCCACTCCGTACCCACATGCCAGGCCATCAGGTATTTTCCTGCATTCGTCTTGTATTTGCCGCTGGACTCTCCCTGCTTGGCAGGAATGTCCGCATCGCCATAGACAGCTGATACGGCCTTCTCAATCTCCTGCTTGAACGTCTGCTCAATATGCGCCGCATAGGCATCCTGCTTCTCAATCAGCTCTTCTTCAGGTGACCATATGCCCTGTATAAAATATAACGGTTGCTCGC from Paenibacillus sp. FSL R5-0341 harbors:
- a CDS encoding nucleotide sugar dehydrogenase, with product MENQQFHTLLNAIENKEAVLGVVGLGYVGLPLAVEMVNQGFTVIGIDLDASKVESIYQGDSYIHDISSDELKKVMQSGRFQPTTDYSMLRVIDALSICVPTPLSENQDPDTSYIETVVDQIKLHMKPGMLITLESTTYPGTTEELIQQQLDKIGQEAGKDYFLCFSPERVDPSNGRFTTFNTPKVIGGTTEACLKLGTALYSKYVETVVPVSSPKVAEMSKLLENTFRSVNIAFVNEMAMMCDRMGIDIWEVIDAAATKPFGFMPFYPGPGIGGHCIPLDPMYLSWKAKGFRFYSKFIELAQSTNDNMPYYVLNKTSTILNEYAKSVRKSNILLLGMSYKPNIADLRESPGLEVYELFKESGANVSYYDPHADSFQDKHGETVHSEVFNLEQFKKYDCIVLITNHSDLPYFDIAEMGVPILDTRNAFRSYTHPHIYKIGHSVQHPVLEPSEALLV
- a CDS encoding response regulator; protein product: MPNTATLQREAAVNVYRSVEQGLKETGAETCGLMFIHCAGNSQPEQQVRTHLEQTSESAFQVWKDGATQAIAVLLPGLSLDEVHYEGLRIKHELQETVPGADPQITLASFPEGERPSKATIQHMAESSKLVDSSEIHIYTLDNTADEPERILIVDNDPTVREFLQLRLKMQGYETYEAVDGLAALELIEKVTPDLVLTELNLYGIDGLPFIHHIQNLEMEQPPKIVVLTEQRVEQTISQCFRSGVDDYMTKPFSPVELDARIRRCLH
- a CDS encoding glycosyltransferase yields the protein MVAIYYVVFVNTLYFSILALSFRNIWTIFRRSHYSKYNTLSGSELVPSVSLLVPAYNEELTIIENVNCLMTLNYPTYEVIVVNDGSSDATLKILLEEYRLKPVPNTKIRGKIACQKIRGIYHNPEFPDLYVIDKENGGKADSLNAGINLSHYPLISSIDADSLLEKDALIRMARMYMENPEETVAIGGDVRIANGCKIENGAVQDVSLPRKIWPMFQSIEYLKAFLGGRIGWSHMNGLIIVSGAFGMFRKDAVIAVGGYRDGYPGEDMNIIIKLHRYMLENKLKYRVAFCPEAVCWTQAPDSYRILSSQRKRWGRGNLKNMLENRGMLFNPKYKVMGMVTMPYNVIFEALNPYFRITGLLALAGYVLLDMTQWPILVLFGLLNFVSGYLLSVGALVLEEIAFKRYNKLSDLVKMLVYSALKFVGYHQLGVLWRLQGHVQFMQNNNSWGTMTRQSWSEDEKKTSEAA
- a CDS encoding HEAT repeat domain-containing protein codes for the protein MFPSLALAYLFLYICIALVVVGVIVLFAMKMSHNGKRRKTAFYELKQRDYFTYLQTALTENSPLRLPPGKLAPLERRVIQDRLIEWIDQFKGEYRDKLITLCREAGFVEHDLKELGRLRYGRQIDAAYRLGGMRCPEAVPGLMELLKDEKPGPMAIMIGRSISRCTTRQGELKDMLALLLTKGKSIHHLAADILLETSLDTSRILIELLEDRNPDFVKVGLVAMWGQAVPEVMPALDRLVGAEHQDVRAEAVKLYLSASPALRDETILKLIQDTDPEVRAEVVQALGSKHASGSIPLLRKALRDEDWRVRYNSAESLSKLGEPGFEALCQAAVQGTGAEREIAMQQIESTMQHTRTDDRAVEQMIAHNKKRLLYDRYFGPVRENRTSKKRTGVATVGGDYTA